One segment of Neodiprion fabricii isolate iyNeoFabr1 chromosome 1, iyNeoFabr1.1, whole genome shotgun sequence DNA contains the following:
- the LOC124176866 gene encoding protein smoothened yields MLQLAFLIMAVFYGVGSELSRNFLSVANGNNETWNGIEIGRSGLRHEDQSFLMDGYTSAESANCRKAAKCIDISNNTLCMGTRLTYSTTTLDLIPDSTLEGSIQENLNQFRGLMHIPKCWAVVQPFLCSIFMPKCINGIVDLPSQEKCKMVSGPCRLLFNHTIWPSFIRCENAELFPKMCKNDVRDLKFNTSGKCLKPLIHTDNSLSIFDGIEGCGTQCSDPLFTPDEQRQIHSFVAWAAATCLLFNLFTVVTFLIDWRSANKYPALVIFYINSCFMVSCVGWLAQFGPGSRDVIVCRKDGTLRMSEPSGENLSCVVVFVLVYYFLMAAMVWFVIFTYAWHMSFQALGKIQDRIDKKGAYFHLIAWCLPLVLTVTIMALGEIDGNSVTGICFVGYANHAVRAWFLLGPICIVLLVGGYFLSRGLITLIHLKISSQEVISKRASSKIRETIVRLGLFSIFTFVAVIVTFYCHIHEFQHSWEWKQSFRDYMICTITTKYTAGVSECKMTSRPSAAKLQLHLLSPFFAGVLMSSWVWTGSTVDTWKRFLRRTFNCEAEEQIIPKKYKAIAQAYEKRNTFKNAGRLSISFHNTHEDPVGLNFELNSVASQDFSSTWAAALPKLVTRRGALVGVTTGSVSSNRRNSVDSEISFSVRRVSVESRRNSLDSQISVQIAELKTTRKVASTTLPGNSRSRRGKRRRRDFNKTRSGKVKPLFRRGSTTSQESELGAQILSALTIGGNPNIPPLQMPNMKRRSASAGLDGQAINSKMLDGKNAGMILPFLFPGQSESDENLSSEEKGSRINPRKDIDVEACNVDKEEQDSESEDSHAEENTKMISVEEPPERSKSKSSNNSTKSYIHDSSGRRKELKVKDMEVELKDMYRKGDLVSSLTSFCPELSRLIQSDDSKTKLTKRQNDDANIQSNAREMATQTSLPLDILEMEELKQSIDEIINSRNCSSKGTQISPQLNKTANRKSSDIR; encoded by the exons ATGCTCCAGCTTGCCTTTTTGATAATGGCAGTATTCTATGGAGTTGGATCAGAACTAAGCCGGAACTTTTTGTCTGTTGCCAATGGTAATAATGAAACCTGGAATGGAATAGAGATTGGAAGGTCAGGGCTCAGACATGAAGACCAGAGTTTCTTGATGGATGGATATACAAGTGCAGAGTCTGCAAATTGTAGAAAAGCGGCAAAGTGTATTGATATCAGCAACAATACTTTGTGCATGGGTACTAGATTGACGTATTCAACTACTACGTTAGACCTCATCCCTGATTCTACCTTAGAAGGAAGTATACAG GAGAACTTGAACCAATTCCGTGGTCTTATGCACATTCCAAAATGCTGGGCAGTAGTTCAACCATTTTTGTGTTCAATCTTTATGCCAAAATGCATCAATGGCATTGTAGATTTGCCTTCGCAAGAAAAGTGCAAAATGGTCTCTGGCCCATGCCGTTTATTGTTTAATCACACAATCTGGCCAAGTTTCATTAGATGTGAAAATGCAGaactttttccaaaaatgtgtaaaaacgATGTCAGAGACTTGAAATTCAACACTTCCGGTAAATGCCTGAAGCCACTTATACATACAGACAATTCACTATCAATTTTCGACGGTATTGAAGGCTGCGGCACTCAGTGCAGCGATCCACTTTTCACACCGGACGAACAGCGTCAAATCCATTCCTTTGTCGCATGGGCTGCTGCAACCTGCCTACTGTTCAATTTGTTTACCGTG GTCACATTTTTGATTGACTGGAGGAGTGCTAACAAATACCCAGCTTTAGTAATATTCTACATCAACAGCTGTTTCATGGTATCGTGTGTAGGGTGGCTGGCACAGTTCGGTCCTGGTAGCAGAGATGTTATTGTTTGCCGGAAAGATGGCACTTTAAGAATGAGTGAACCAAG CGGTGAGAACTTATCCTGCGTGGTGGTATTTGTTCTCGTTTACTATTTTCTGATGGCAGCTATGGTTTggtttgttatttttacgtaCGCATGGCATATGAGTTTTCAAGCTCTTGGAAAGATCCAGGACAGAATTGATAAAAAAGGAGCTTATTTTCATCTCATCGCTTGGTGTCTTCCGCTTGTATTGACAGTCACAATTATGGCTCTGGGAGAAATAGATGGAAACAGTGTTACTGGAATATGTTTTGTGGGCTATGCAAATCACGCTGTGAGAGCGTGGTTTTTATTGGGACCTATTTGCATTGTACTACTTGTTGGAGGATATTTCTTATCAAGAG GATTGATAACGTTAATTCATCTGAAGATAAGCAGTCAGGAAGTAATATCTAAGCGAGCTAGCTCCAAAATTCGAGAAACAATTGTGAGATTGGgattattttcgatatttacCTTTGTGGCAGTAATAGTAACATTTTATTGTCACATCCATGAATTCCAACACTCGTGGGAATGGAAACAAAGCTTCCGAGATTATATGAT CTGCACTATTACAACGAAATATACCGCAGGAGTATCAGAATGTAAAATGACATCAAGACCCAGCGCGGCCAAGcttcaattacatttattatcgCCATTCTTTGCTGGTGTTTTAATGTCTTCTTGGGTTTGGACGGGATCAACTGTGGATACCTGGAAAAGATTTCTTAGACG AACTTTCAACTGTGAGGCAGAAGAACAAATTATACCAAAAAAGTACAAAGCAATTGCTCAAGCCtatgaaaagagaaatacATTTAAAAATGCTGGACGATTATCTATAAGCTTCCACAACACACATGAAGATCCAGTTGGTCTAAATTTTGAACTAAATTCAGTAGCCTCTCAAGACTTCAGTTCAACGTGGGCAGCTGCATTACCAAAGCTGGTGACAAGAAGGGGTGCTTTAGTTGGTGTAACAACAGGATCTGTATCGAGCAACCGACGGAATTCCGTTGACTCAGAAATTAGTTTTAGCGTTCGTCGTGTGTCTGTAGAGTCCCGAAGAAATTCATTGGATTCCCAAATCTCTGTACAAATAGCAGAACTTAAGACAACTAGAAAAGTAGCTTCCACTACGTTACCTGGTAATTCTCGTAGCAGGCGAGGAAAACGTAGGAGGCGCGATTTCAACAAGACAAGATCTGGAAAAGTTAAACCACTTTTTCGAAGAGGTAGTACAACATCACAGGAGAGCGAACTGGGAGCCCAGATTCTTTCAGCTTTGACTATTGGAGGGAATCCCAACATTCCGCCCTTACAAATGCCAAACATGAAAAGAAGATCTGCCAGTGCTGGCTTGGATGGGCAAGccataaattcaaaaatgctAGATGGTAAAAACGCAGGCATGATATTGCCGTTTTTATTCCCAGGACAAAGTGAGAGTGACGAAAACTTGAGCAGTGAAGAGAAAGGTTCGCGTATTAATCCACGTAAAGACATCGATGTGGAAGCCTGTAATGTGGATAAAGAAGAGCAGGACAGTGAGAGCGAAGATAGCCATGCTgaagaaaatacgaaaatgaTATCTGTTGAAGAACCTCCCGAGCGAAGTAAAAGTAAGTCAAGTAACAATAGTACAAAGAGCTATATTCATGACAGTAGTGGTCGACGTAAAGAACTGAAAGTAAAAGACATGGAAGTAGAGCTCAAAGATATGTACAGAAAAGGTGACTTGGTATCGAGTTTGACATCTTTCTGTCCGGAGCTCTCTCGACTCATACAGTCTGACGATTCGAAAACGAAGTTAACAAAGCGTCAAAATGATGATGCAAACATTCAATCCAATGCCAGAGAGATGGCTACACAAACTTCTCTCCCTCTTGATATTTTAGAGATGGAGGAATTAAAGCAAAGtattgatgaaataattaacaGTAGAAATTGTAGCTCTAAAGGGACACAGATTTCCCCACAACTCAACAAAACAGCTAATCGTAAATCTTCTGACATCAGGTAG